One Cellulomonas sp. Y8 DNA segment encodes these proteins:
- the cmk gene encoding (d)CMP kinase — MTAHDVRRPVVVAIDGPSGSGKSTVSRRVAERLGLAYLDTGAMYRAATWWALHRGVSLTDADAVARLVREMPLVMGVDPRQPGVHVDGHDVGEAIRETAISAAVSAVATNLEVRAELGRRQRAEIAAQAASSAFSGGRGIVAEGRDITTVIAPDADVRLLLTASEEARLARRAREVHGSDDADAVAATRDQVVRRDADDSTVSQFLVAADGVVTVDSSELDLDQTVQAVLDVVARTADLHA, encoded by the coding sequence GTGACTGCGCACGACGTGCGACGGCCGGTGGTGGTGGCGATCGACGGGCCGTCCGGCTCGGGGAAGTCGACGGTGTCCCGGCGGGTCGCCGAGCGGCTCGGCCTGGCGTACCTGGACACCGGCGCGATGTACCGCGCCGCGACCTGGTGGGCGCTGCACCGCGGGGTGTCCCTGACCGACGCGGACGCCGTGGCGCGGCTGGTGCGCGAGATGCCGCTGGTGATGGGCGTCGACCCCCGCCAGCCGGGCGTGCACGTGGACGGGCACGACGTCGGCGAGGCGATCCGCGAGACGGCCATCTCCGCCGCGGTGAGCGCCGTGGCGACCAACCTGGAGGTGCGCGCCGAGCTCGGCCGCCGGCAGCGCGCGGAGATCGCGGCGCAGGCGGCGTCCTCGGCGTTCTCGGGGGGCCGCGGCATCGTCGCGGAGGGCCGGGACATCACCACGGTCATCGCACCCGACGCCGACGTGCGGCTGCTGCTCACCGCCAGCGAGGAGGCCCGGCTCGCCCGGCGCGCCCGCGAGGTGCACGGCTCCGACGACGCCGACGCGGTCGCGGCGACCCGGGACCAGGTGGTCCGCCGGGACGCGGACGACTCGACGGTGTCGCAGTTCCTGGTCGCGGCCGACGGCGTGGTGACGGTCGACTCCTCGGAGCTCGACCTCGACCAGACCGTGCAGGCGGTGCTCGACGTGGTGGCGCGCACCGCGGACCTGCACGCGTGA
- a CDS encoding prephenate dehydrogenase, with protein sequence MSTNGTAAVVTRGPVRVVGTGLLGASVGLALTARGVDVTLHDPSRTALALARDVGAGRPAAEGDPEPALVVVAAPPDVTADVVRDELAAHPDAVVTDVASVKGYVLNELRAAGADLSRYVGSHPMAGRERSGPAAAVPDLFVGRPWVVVDSGESRPDALLAVRALATDLGSVPVTMDAAEHDAAVAVVSHVPQVAASLVAARLRGAEPDALGLAGQGLRDVTRIASSDPALWTSILAANAAAVRGVLAGLREDLDEVLGALDSAARASGPEDVELGALARVARLIADGNAGVALVPGKHGGAPRSYAVVTALVPDRPGELARLLTDVGAAGVNLEDLRLEHAAGRPVGMASVSVDPARSAHLEAELTARGWRLVR encoded by the coding sequence GTGAGCACGAACGGCACGGCCGCGGTGGTGACCCGCGGCCCGGTCCGCGTGGTCGGCACCGGGCTGCTGGGCGCGTCGGTCGGCCTCGCGCTGACCGCGCGCGGCGTCGACGTGACGCTGCACGACCCGTCCCGCACGGCGCTGGCGCTGGCCCGCGACGTGGGGGCCGGGCGGCCCGCGGCGGAGGGCGACCCGGAGCCGGCGCTGGTCGTCGTCGCCGCGCCGCCGGACGTGACGGCGGACGTGGTGCGGGACGAGCTGGCCGCGCACCCGGACGCCGTCGTGACGGACGTGGCGAGCGTGAAGGGCTACGTGCTGAACGAGCTGCGGGCCGCGGGCGCGGACCTGTCCCGGTACGTCGGGTCGCACCCGATGGCCGGGCGGGAGCGCTCGGGGCCGGCCGCGGCGGTGCCGGACCTGTTCGTCGGGCGGCCGTGGGTCGTCGTCGACTCGGGGGAGTCCCGGCCGGACGCGCTGCTCGCGGTGCGGGCGCTGGCGACCGACCTGGGCAGCGTGCCGGTGACCATGGACGCCGCCGAGCACGACGCCGCGGTGGCCGTCGTCTCGCACGTGCCGCAGGTGGCGGCCAGCCTGGTCGCGGCGCGCCTGCGCGGGGCCGAGCCGGACGCGCTCGGGCTCGCGGGCCAGGGCCTGCGCGACGTCACCCGCATCGCGTCGTCCGACCCGGCGCTGTGGACGTCGATCCTGGCGGCCAACGCGGCGGCCGTGCGCGGCGTGCTCGCGGGGCTGCGGGAGGACCTGGACGAGGTCCTGGGCGCGCTGGACAGCGCCGCCCGGGCGAGCGGGCCGGAGGACGTCGAGCTCGGCGCGCTGGCCCGCGTGGCGCGGCTGATCGCGGACGGCAACGCCGGCGTGGCGCTCGTGCCCGGCAAGCACGGCGGCGCGCCGCGCTCGTACGCGGTGGTGACGGCCCTCGTGCCCGACCGGCCCGGCGAGCTCGCGCGGCTGCTGACCGACGTCGGCGCGGCCGGCGTGAACCTGGAGGACCTGCGGCTCGAGCACGCGGCGGGACGACCCGTCGGCATGGCGTCGGTGTCGGTCGACCCCGCGCGCTCGGCGCACCTGGAGGCGGAGCTGACGGCCCGCGGTTGGAGGTTGGTTCGGTGA